From a single Streptomyces misionensis genomic region:
- a CDS encoding aldo/keto reductase, producing MAARTDIRAHRLVYGCMGLGGGWDSRPYTSEDIRHAETAIEAALAAGITAFDHADIYRYGKSEAVFGEVLARTPGLRRRIVIQGKCGIRLPDGERPGHYDLRGASIRRRVEESLVRLRTDALDVLLLHRPDPLADPEDIAEALTSLHAQGLVRQFGVSNMSGPQIALLQAHLDVPLVVDQLEMSLARRDWVEAGVLFNTPAGAGHGFAAGTLEHCAAQGIRLQAWGPLARGSLIADPDSAVCRLVTNLARRKGTTPQTVLLWWPQRHPGGHRPGHRHGPTRTHRGLPGRGPARAGPHPRGVVRAVGRRARRAPPLRRGMEPGTGAPPRQIRPASRAGAGPFTPPRSRRSRPLRRPAVLPDAVVSRSRSTAAPDEVSSAGRHGGIRSMKTGYGRESDLRVEAARTGRGRRKSRLCAGAPRHDEQGELRGPSPPSSL from the coding sequence ATGGCAGCACGGACCGACATACGCGCGCACCGGCTGGTGTACGGCTGCATGGGCCTGGGCGGCGGCTGGGACAGCCGGCCGTACACGTCCGAGGACATCCGGCACGCCGAAACCGCGATCGAGGCGGCCCTGGCCGCCGGGATCACGGCGTTCGACCACGCCGACATCTACCGGTACGGCAAGTCGGAGGCCGTCTTCGGCGAGGTCCTCGCCCGGACGCCCGGGCTGCGCCGGCGCATCGTCATCCAGGGAAAGTGCGGCATCCGGCTGCCCGACGGCGAGCGGCCCGGACACTACGACCTGCGGGGGGCGAGCATCCGGCGGCGGGTCGAGGAGAGTCTCGTCCGGCTGCGCACGGACGCCCTGGACGTCCTCCTGCTGCACCGGCCGGACCCTCTCGCCGACCCCGAGGACATCGCCGAGGCCCTGACGTCCCTGCACGCCCAGGGGCTGGTCCGGCAGTTCGGCGTCTCCAACATGAGCGGCCCGCAGATCGCGCTCCTCCAGGCCCACCTGGACGTTCCGCTGGTCGTCGACCAGCTGGAGATGAGCCTGGCCCGCCGGGACTGGGTGGAGGCGGGCGTCCTGTTCAACACGCCGGCCGGCGCCGGGCACGGCTTCGCGGCCGGCACGCTGGAACACTGCGCGGCCCAGGGCATCCGGCTCCAGGCCTGGGGACCGCTCGCCCGGGGCAGCCTCATCGCCGACCCGGACTCGGCGGTGTGCCGACTCGTCACCAATCTCGCCCGGCGCAAGGGGACCACACCGCAGACCGTCCTGCTGTGGTGGCCGCAACGCCACCCGGGCGGGCATCGCCCCGGTCATCGGCACGGCCCGACCCGAACGCATCGCGGCCTGCCGGGACGCGGCCCTGCGCGAGCCGGACCTCACCCACGAGGAGTGGTACGAGCTGTGGGTCGCCGCGCGCGGCGCGCCCCTCCCCTGAGACGGGGGATGGAACCTGGAACGGGCGCGCCCCCGCGTCAGATACGGCCGGCCTCGCGCGCCGGCGCGGGCCCGTTCACACCGCCGCGGTCACGGCGAAGCCGTCCGCTGCGCCGGCCGGCCGTACTCCCAGACGCCGTCGTTTCGCGGAGCAGATCGACGGCTGCTCCTGATGAGGTGTCATCGGCGGGGCGGCACGGTGGAATTCGGAGTATGAAAACCGGATACGGGCGGGAGTCGGACTTGCGCGTCGAGGCGGCCCGCACTGGCCGAGGCAGAAGAAAATCGCGACTGTGTGCCGGGGCTCCACGACATGATGAGCAGGGTGAATTGCGGGGACCCTCCCCGCCCTCCTCCTTGTGA
- a CDS encoding GNAT family N-acetyltransferase, giving the protein MDTYLETERLTLRRFTADDADLLIELDSDPAVMRYLSGGSPTPPETVRELHLPNILAGYDKWGGDLGLFAAHEKDGGAFIGWFVLRPEPQAPLDEVELGYRLRRAAWGRGYATEGSRALLAKAFTELGVRMVWAETMSVNRGSRNVMQKLDMSLAGTIPTPSDMEMVEGSEHGGVRYEITREQWEAQRS; this is encoded by the coding sequence GTGGACACCTATCTGGAGACCGAGCGTCTCACCCTGCGCCGCTTCACTGCCGATGACGCGGACCTGCTGATCGAGCTGGACAGCGACCCGGCGGTGATGCGCTATCTGAGCGGCGGCAGTCCCACCCCGCCGGAAACCGTCCGCGAGCTCCATCTGCCGAACATCCTCGCCGGCTACGACAAGTGGGGCGGCGACCTCGGACTGTTCGCCGCGCACGAGAAGGACGGGGGCGCGTTCATAGGCTGGTTCGTCCTGCGTCCCGAGCCGCAGGCCCCGCTGGACGAGGTCGAACTCGGCTACCGGCTGCGGCGGGCGGCTTGGGGCAGGGGCTATGCCACCGAGGGCTCACGGGCCTTGCTGGCCAAGGCGTTCACGGAACTGGGCGTGCGCATGGTCTGGGCCGAGACGATGTCCGTGAACCGCGGTTCGCGCAACGTCATGCAGAAGCTCGACATGTCCCTCGCGGGCACCATCCCCACTCCCTCCGACATGGAGATGGTCGAGGGCTCCGAGCACGGCGGCGTACGGTACGAGATCACCAGGGAGCAGTGGGAGGCGCAGCGGAGCTGA
- a CDS encoding YceI family protein produces the protein MGIFGRRQTAVSEPAPAAGTGASVAEATSRDVALDPALRALTGRWTIDRPHSRIGFSVRHAMVTTVRGAFADYDSALYFDGARPSESRAELVIRVASVDTGVEQRDAHIVGADFFDARRYPEMTFRSTSTVHEGGETFRMTGDLTIRDVTRPVDLQLDYLGSVLDPFGFERAGFDGTTTIDRTEWGLVYNQRLKAGGTMVSEKVRLQFDISAIRSTS, from the coding sequence ATGGGTATCTTCGGCCGACGCCAGACCGCCGTCAGCGAGCCGGCCCCGGCTGCCGGCACCGGGGCCTCCGTCGCGGAGGCCACGTCCCGGGATGTCGCGCTCGACCCTGCGCTTCGAGCCCTGACCGGGCGATGGACCATCGACCGCCCGCACAGCCGCATCGGGTTCTCCGTACGGCACGCCATGGTCACGACGGTCCGTGGCGCCTTCGCCGATTACGACAGCGCGTTGTACTTCGACGGAGCCCGGCCCTCCGAGTCCCGGGCCGAACTCGTCATCCGGGTGGCCAGCGTCGACACGGGCGTGGAGCAGAGGGACGCGCACATCGTCGGCGCCGACTTCTTCGACGCACGCCGGTACCCGGAGATGACCTTCCGCAGCACCTCCACCGTCCACGAGGGCGGAGAGACCTTCCGCATGACCGGGGACCTCACCATCCGCGACGTCACCCGGCCCGTCGACCTGCAACTCGACTACCTCGGCTCCGTCCTGGACCCGTTCGGCTTCGAGCGAGCCGGCTTCGACGGCACCACCACCATCGACCGCACCGAGTGGGGTCTGGTCTACAACCAGCGCCTCAAGGCAGGCGGCACCATGGTGAGCGAGAAGGTCCGGCTGCAGTTCGACATCTCCGCGATCCGGTCGACGTCGTAG
- a CDS encoding YceI family protein has translation MALGLLRRRRSRGASGAVSSISVPLPPGAGAFGFEVLDPMGQPMGGAEVTVTALDSHRVATRGTTDPHGYFIATLPPGSYSVMIAAEGLSPARENLDIAAGVALPTARITLQPARQMELPTAGTWLFDPPHTAIRFIAKHVGMAHVHGRFTRFQGSIRVAPNMADSQVAVRIDASSVTTGNNTRDNHLRSADFLDVERYPYIDFTSTRFAHRGGSKWTLHGTLTMHGTSRSVGLDTTYLGSINGGYEQELRCAALAKAELHREDFTLNWRSMLARGIAVVGPTVQLELDVQAMYRTHDTPTPPQ, from the coding sequence ATGGCTCTCGGGCTGCTCCGTCGTCGGCGTTCCCGTGGTGCCTCCGGTGCCGTGTCGAGCATCTCGGTCCCCCTGCCGCCCGGTGCCGGTGCGTTCGGCTTCGAGGTGCTCGATCCCATGGGACAGCCCATGGGCGGAGCCGAGGTCACCGTGACCGCGCTGGACAGCCACCGGGTCGCCACGCGTGGCACCACCGACCCCCACGGCTACTTCATAGCGACGCTGCCACCCGGCTCCTACAGCGTGATGATCGCGGCCGAGGGCCTCTCCCCCGCCCGCGAGAACCTCGACATCGCGGCCGGGGTGGCTCTGCCGACCGCGCGCATCACGCTCCAGCCCGCCCGCCAGATGGAACTCCCGACAGCCGGTACCTGGCTGTTCGACCCCCCGCACACCGCGATCCGGTTCATCGCCAAACACGTGGGCATGGCCCATGTCCACGGACGGTTCACCCGTTTCCAGGGCAGCATCCGCGTCGCCCCGAACATGGCCGACTCCCAGGTGGCGGTGCGCATCGACGCCTCCAGCGTCACCACGGGCAACAACACACGCGACAACCACCTGCGTTCCGCCGACTTCCTGGACGTCGAACGCTACCCGTACATCGACTTCACCAGCACCCGGTTCGCCCACCGCGGCGGCTCCAAGTGGACCCTGCACGGCACCCTCACCATGCACGGCACCAGCCGTTCCGTCGGCCTCGACACCACCTACCTCGGATCGATCAACGGAGGCTACGAGCAGGAACTGCGCTGCGCGGCCCTCGCGAAGGCCGAACTCCACCGGGAGGACTTCACCCTCAACTGGCGCTCCATGCTCGCCCGCGGTATCGCGGTCGTCGGACCGACCGTCCAACTGGAGCTGGACGTACAGGCGATGTACCGCACCCACGACACGCCCACGCCACCGCAGTAA